A single window of Hyla sarda isolate aHylSar1 chromosome 2, aHylSar1.hap1, whole genome shotgun sequence DNA harbors:
- the LOC130357310 gene encoding olfactory receptor 1496-like — MVNVSMVFTIHDFVLVGLKEMEHLRYFYSVVALVLYLSTMFLCTLIVYVVWAEESLHDPMYIFICNLVGNVMVGSSAFLPKLTIDLFSGCTTIYLSVCLTQAFFIQSFASAEILTFTIMAIDRYLAVGFPLRYHSLMTNKKALQSLIIIWSVISICVLISVLLIVRLTLCGNIINNMYCETMSFVRLACGSTVINDAYGTTWTLLMVIGSIIIVIYCYIRTFVVCLKISTEASQKAIHTLVTHIITYSTFMIATLFVGFRYRLNSGSLSTVTHLIISVSGLLVSITLNPLIYGIRTKTLRKKMICTLKEIFHKQTLGE, encoded by the coding sequence ATGGTAAATGTATCTATGGTCTTCACCATCCATGACTTTGTTCTTGTAGGACTCAAGGAGATGGAGCATCTAAGATATTTCTACTCTGTGGTCGCTCTTGTATTATATCTCAGCACAATGTTCTTATGTACATTAATTGTGTATGTTGTATGGGCAGAAGAATCCCTCCATGATCCTATGTACATCTTCATATGTAACCTGGTGGGGAACGTCATGGTTGGCAGCTCAGCATTCCTCCCCAAGCTGACCATAGACTTGTTCTCCGGATGTACCACCATCTATCTGTCAGTATGTCTGACCCAAGCATTCTTTATTCAGAGCTTTGCTTCTGCAGAGATACTAACGTTTACTATCATGGCCATTGACAGATATTTGGCTGTTGGTTTTCCATTGAGATACCACTCTCTGATGACCAATAAGAAGGCTCTACAGTCCTTGATTATCATCTGGTCAGTGATTTCAATATGTGTGCTAATAAGTGTCTTGTTAATAGTCAGGTTAACACTTTGTGGTAATATCATCAATAATATGTACTGTGAAACAATGTCTTTTGTCCGGTTGGCTTGTGGCAGTACAGTCATCAATGACGCCTATGGAACGACTTGGACTTTACTGATGGTCATAGGCTCCATTATCATTGTGATCTACTGCTACATACGGACATTTGTTGTCTGCCTGAAGATCTCTACGGAAGCCTCCCAGAAAGCCATCCACACACTGGTGACCCACATAATCACATACTCTACTTTCATGATAGCTACTTTATTTGTCGGTTTCAGATATAGGTTAAATAGTGGTTCCCTCTCTACTGTGACGCACCTTATAATCTCAGTAAGTGGTCTGCTGGTGTCTATCACCCTCAATCCTCTAATCTATGGGATAAGGACAAAAACTTTAAGGAAGAAGATGATTTGTACTTTAAAGGAAATATTTCATAAGCAAACATTGGGAGAATAG